A section of the Pseudomonas tritici genome encodes:
- a CDS encoding UTRA domain-containing protein gives MRDEAIKAVTSIGLALQEQIDHGLLPPASKLPAERKLSELFGTTRITVREALLQLEAQGQIYREERRGWFVSPPRLAYNLMQRSHFHAMVGDQGRVASTEVISARLQPASAAVCAWLQLPALSRVIQICRGRRIDGRLVLYVEHYLNPQYFPGILDCDLNQSMTELYARKYDLHYGRVRFEIVPTSLPVEAAAALRVSVGSPGLRIARVNYDQHQRLIDCDLEFWRHDAIHVGVDVV, from the coding sequence ATGCGTGATGAGGCAATCAAGGCGGTGACATCCATCGGCCTGGCGCTGCAAGAGCAGATCGACCACGGCCTGCTGCCGCCTGCAAGCAAACTGCCCGCCGAACGCAAGCTCAGCGAGTTGTTTGGTACCACTCGGATTACCGTGCGGGAAGCCTTGTTACAACTGGAGGCCCAAGGGCAGATCTATCGCGAGGAACGTCGCGGCTGGTTTGTCTCGCCGCCACGGCTGGCCTACAACCTGATGCAGCGCAGCCACTTTCACGCCATGGTCGGTGACCAGGGGCGGGTGGCTTCCACTGAAGTGATCTCTGCACGGCTGCAACCGGCGTCGGCGGCGGTGTGTGCGTGGTTGCAGTTGCCGGCGTTGTCCCGCGTGATCCAGATCTGCCGGGGCCGGCGGATTGATGGGCGTTTGGTGTTGTATGTGGAGCACTACCTGAACCCGCAGTATTTTCCGGGCATTCTGGACTGCGACCTGAACCAGTCGATGACCGAGCTGTATGCGCGCAAGTACGACTTGCACTATGGGCGGGTGCGTTTCGAGATTGTGCCGACGTCATTGCCGGTAGAGGCTGCCGCTGCGTTGCGTGTGTCGGTGGGCAGCCCGGGCTTGCGGATAGCCCGGGTCAATTATGACCAGCACCAGAGGCTGATCGATTGCGACCTGGAGTTCTGGCGGCATGATGCCATCCATGTCGGCGTGGATGTGGTGTGA
- a CDS encoding metal ABC transporter substrate-binding protein, with protein sequence MRPVFRPLALAIACLISTSALAVDGAEPKTLKIHPGLGHAALSKAKSVKPVKVLASLPITYGLAEVLLKGTDVQLERAAPANLPGSRQVSYFTGRGAPALSALALDADATIGLRSLWADDPLYPVARRSNIRIVEVDAARPVDGGLPGIAVQPGVTDGLNSQPWQSSNNMGRMADVLAADLSRLSPDAKPKIDANLAALKQRLLKLSAASEARLAKADNLSVVSLSDHFAYLVSSLNLEVLSTDARPDADWTPEALQKLSAELKDNDVAVVLHHRQPSEAVKAAVTAGEAKLLVLNVDGAEPVTELETNVDQVIKALTP encoded by the coding sequence ATGCGCCCTGTCTTTCGTCCATTGGCCCTGGCCATCGCTTGTTTGATCAGCACTTCGGCACTGGCTGTCGATGGTGCAGAACCCAAGACCCTCAAAATCCATCCCGGCCTGGGTCACGCCGCACTGAGCAAGGCCAAGTCCGTAAAACCGGTGAAGGTCCTAGCCTCGCTGCCGATCACCTACGGCCTGGCCGAGGTGCTGCTCAAAGGCACCGATGTGCAGTTGGAGCGCGCCGCCCCGGCCAACCTGCCCGGTTCGCGGCAGGTGTCCTACTTCACCGGTCGTGGCGCGCCGGCATTGAGCGCGTTGGCGCTGGACGCCGACGCCACTATTGGCCTGCGCTCGCTGTGGGCCGACGACCCGCTGTACCCGGTGGCGCGACGCAGCAATATCCGCATCGTCGAAGTCGACGCCGCACGCCCGGTGGACGGCGGCTTGCCGGGCATCGCCGTGCAGCCGGGCGTCACCGATGGCTTGAACAGCCAGCCATGGCAGTCGAGTAACAATATGGGACGCATGGCCGATGTATTGGCCGCGGACCTGAGCCGCCTGAGCCCCGACGCCAAGCCGAAGATCGACGCCAACCTTGCCGCCCTCAAGCAGCGCCTGCTCAAACTGAGCGCCGCCAGCGAAGCGCGGCTGGCCAAGGCGGATAATCTCAGCGTGGTCAGCCTGAGCGACCACTTCGCGTATCTGGTCAGCAGTTTGAACCTGGAAGTGCTCAGCACCGATGCACGGCCTGACGCGGATTGGACGCCTGAGGCGTTGCAGAAACTCAGCGCAGAGTTGAAGGACAACGATGTGGCGGTGGTGCTGCATCATCGTCAGCCGAGTGAAGCGGTGAAGGCCGCTGTGACGGCGGGGGAAGCGAAATTGTTGGTACTGAATGTCGACGGTGCGGAGCCGGTGACGGAGTTGGAGACCAATGTGGATCAGGTGATCAAGGCACTCACGCCATAG